cacgTACATACATACCTCAGATGGGCGTACATACGGCGCCAGAAAAAAAGTGAAGCCGCAGCTactatctcgttttttttttactacagaagtgcGCTGTGTGGTATCGTCAACGCATGGGCTTTTATAGGCCGGTACTACCTTAGCACAAATTCCCAACCAGAAAATGATGACTAGGGAGTCCCCACCACTGCAGAACACTGTCTTTTCGATGCCACATGCATAGTTGCGGCCAGCTTTGCAGAGCTTCCTTTCGTTTTCATGCGCCATTcatgtgagagtagccttcggAGGGTTTTTCttaaaccacagtgcagtattactggtGCAATGatttttagagctgttcgttCCAAATTGAAGCACGGCAGCGCCACACGTGCGTGCTTTTCTTGCAGCCGGTCGTGTGGTCGCGAAAGGCTGAGTTTTGTCGCGACTCTCTGCCAAGTGCTATTTTTTTGCGAGCCACCTATCCCGTCCTGGTCTCCTATGAAACCAGGACTTCGGATAGATACAAGTCCCAAAAAGCACGTGAAACTTCGGAGGTTTATTTAATGCGAAAAGAACAACATATGAATCcacatcagcacatctttcatTGCATTTGGAGATACCAGTTTAAATATAATACATGAGCCTTGCAATATTCCACAAGTATCAGTGCTGAAATTGTGTTTCCATAGATTATTTCATCTTGTGCTGGCTATCTGGCGGTCAGGCATCCTCTTGTGTAGTATTAGCTGACGTGTGCCGAAGAATAATCCAGAGTTGAAAGTTCGTGCGGTCGTATGTCTTGTTGTACTGTTATAAATTTATACAGCCATAGGCTAAagctgcagactagttcacctggcttgcaaCTCTGTAAGTAATGTTCGAAATCATGAAAGGCCTTGTGTTTATTTGTAAATTAGTCAAACAAGTTTGTTTTAATCAACTTTCATAGAAAcctatttttaaatatttttgtcaGTGGCAGATTTTTTTGCCAAAAtgactgttgaagtatttgttcatttttCATAATGACCGCATGGCATGTGATCTGGATAGTTTAGCATAACGTCTGCTGTCATTGCTCTTATCGTTTTAGCTTGCATATATGTtatactgcagtgcttagaacttaTTTTTAGGTGTATATTTCTATTCACGTATACCGGATTCTGAAAAAGCCCAGCGTTTCATCAAGGCATGGCTGTTCAAATTTGTTGGCCTTGAAAGAGGTTAGAAAAGGAACTTCACCGATATGTTCATAGTTTCGCAGTTCGATCGCTGCTGCCCCTCAGAGCAGGCATTTGCGACACCTGTAATAGTTGGTTTGCTGCCCAATCGCTGATTTCAGAACACTGGACAGCCCACCTTCTTGCCTCATCTCCTCCTGCAGCCTCTAAGTTATCACCCCACTTCTGCTGCCCTGGCCAAACCTATCCCCGTAGAGCCTTGCTGAACTCACCTCCTAGTTTGGGCTGCATTACTGAACAGCAGTAACttgaaaaactgaacagaaaaatAAATGGTTTGACTTGGTATGCTTAGACATTAACTTGTAAAAATTGTgttcttgtattgttatttagaGATTGCTTGTGAGCAGGATATTTGCGCCGGGCAGTGTTTTCAGTGATTGAGTTTTGGTAATACTTGGTGGAACAGTTTAGATTAGCATTTCTCGCAAGACTGAGAAGGAATATTTGAAGAAAACTAGACAGTAACTAGACTTTTGCAGTCGTTCGCCCTACATGTTGTGAGGGTATTAGGCAACGCCCAAACAAAGCATAAATGGACAATTTAGTGGAATCGCTTAATGTGTCTACACTAAGTCTTTCAGTGGTCAGTCGCCCTGAAGTTTACTACACTGCGAAGCTCGTACGGGACAGTTATAAGCTGCTACGCGTAGTTCTTGGGGCGTAATGCAAAGTCTACCAGCTGAGAAATGTCAGTAGTAAAAGGGCCATTTCAATAACGATGGCATAATGGCAAGGCAGTGGTAGCTAATACTTCTTGGAAAGAAGTCATGATTGTCCCGATTTAAAACAGGGCAAAGAACCATCCTTGGTCTCTGATTACAGGCCCGTTACCCTTACCAGTTTCTAGTGCAAGGTCTTCGATAAGATGAGAACTTGAATACtggtacactttcttgaaacaatcTACTTGAGCCACAGCAGTGCGGGTTTAGAAAAGAAAAGCCCACAATGGACTACAATACgtgtatcgaggcacaaattcgtgaCGGTTTTCTGAATAAACATATTTTTTCTTTCCGTGTTTCTTGACATGGAGAAAGCCTATGGCACTAtgtggcgctttggcatactccGAGACTTCTCACATTCAGGTGTGCACGGCAGTATGTTTTCTTTAATTAATGTTACTGTCTAATTTGATATTTAGTGTTTGTATGGATTCTCTATTACAAATACTTATGCAAGAGACAGAGTACAAAAATGGAGCTTTTTTGAGTTGTATGCATTTTAAAATCAGTTTGTTGCTTATGTTCAACCCACAAAATGTATTTTACCACACGTATGTCGATGACGTACAAATCAGCTTTGAATCATGCATTCTTTCAATAGGTAAACGCCAGGTTCAGTTGGGCTTGAATAAGTTATTGAATTTGGAAGATAAAAGCGGGTTGAAACTGAATCAACAAAAAAGCACTTGTGTCTGATTCTGCAGAAAGAGAGGTCTATCGTCTGATCGAAACGTTTACCTACATGGTCAATGTTTGTCTTTTAAAAGTGAGCATAAGTTCCTAGTTCTAATATTAGACAGCAAACTAACGTTCATAGTACATATTAGGTGTTATAAAAGAAGTGCTGGAAAACCTTGAatattataaaagtgttgtcatggGCTTCAGGGCGTACTGACAAGAACTGTCTCATACGTATGCGCTTAGATAACGTTGCAATAACGCCAACTGCCCTAAAAAGGCTCGGCCCGTTTCTCCATTTTAAAATTAGCCTTTATACAGGGAATGTTTCAACTAGCCCTGAAAGCCTGTACGTTGAATCGAACGAGTGGTCACTACATCTTCAAAGACCCTACCTTTCATTTATATACtttttaaaaataaatgtaaacgACGAACAGCCTACACCATCACTGGCTTGTCCAGTTTTACTCTATTTCAAAACTGCCTTGCCATGAGGCCGCCCTAGGCTCTTTGTGcaaagggtctagctgaagagaTGGGTGTGCCACTTTGTGAACACGGTTTGGCTGCTCCAGCTGTATATGTGGCGCCCTAGCAGCGGTAGCCCATATATTGTGATACGTCCCTCGTTGAAGTTACTAAAAGTGCGCCTATCGCACACGTTTATGCGCACTTCGTTAAAATTCAACATAAATAATCATGTCCGGAATTCGGCACCGATGCCTCAAAGACTCGCACTTCTGTGTCCTATGCCGCGGTTCGTTCATATTTTTATCTGCATCCAAATGCGAATATCTTCACTGCAGAGGCATACCCAGTATAATCGGCCATCAAACATAACAAACAATGGAAACTCTCAAAAGCTGTGATAAAAACTGATTCTCTGAGCGCGGTAACAGCTCTGAAATCCCTTAAACACACGAATGCTATTCTGGTCTCTGTCTACTCACTTAAATGCACGATCTATGCACAGCAACAGTCTGTCATAGTCTGCTGGCTTCTAGGACAACGCGAAATTCAAGAAAACGTTTTAGCTTATCAGCTCGCTGTTTCCGCCCAAGAGAATGCCACCATCAATACATCTACTATTCCTGTTTCTGCACTTGACCTGAACTTTTTCTataaacgaaagctcagggaaaTTTGCTGAGCTCATGGGATAAGCAAACCAAAAATAAACTTCACCTCATCAAGCCACAAATCACGAATGGGCCACCAATATCGAAGTCGCACTGCAAAAAAAATAACACGTACAAGGTTAGGAATAGGACAGAAACACAGTAACACTCACACCTTTTTTGTCTAGTGACGATCCGCCTCTCTCTGAAAAGTGTGGTGAACATCTCACCAAGCTTCATGTTTTAATACAATGCAAAAAAAACTGGAAGCAATTAGAAAAAAACACTTCACCTTTTCCTTCAGCCATCCAATTTTCTTGCACCTATCGATGTTTATGGGTAAAGAACCACTTTTTTCGAATAATCATTGCTCGCGTTTAAAAGTATGTAAAGAATTGTCTCGTCATATTTTCAGGCATTACTGCAGCTCGACCTCTCTGAGAAGAGCTCGCTGCTGCGATGACTACAATGAACAAAGCACCTGCTTTGTGGCTTTTGGACACAAGGGCGTAGACGATCGAGGCACTTGAATGACATACATATTTGAATGCCAtacatggttttattatcattaCCTTTCGCCATTCGTTCACACTACACACATTTCACGTCAttgtcgtgattttgatacttCTGTGTTCTACCCGCCTTAGCACGAGGAATTTTGAGGCCCTTATACAGCGGCTTTTCataatcattgttcatatctctagtcccAAGACGTGGCGCTCTTTGACCATTGAAAGGCCCTTGCACCTCAAaacaccaaacatcatcatcaaagtttctacgaaaaaaaaacaacactctACTAGCCTTTAAGATTATTTATTCTTTGTATCTGTTTCATCAAATACTCGACAATCGAACACCACCGGATGGAGCGAGTCCAACCAAACGCTTCTACATCACAAATCTTTGTGAGAGACTTTTTTTTCAAGGTAAAGTTTTACTTGAAAAATCACCCGAGTTACAAGTGTGCCCAGCTAAGCGTACACGAACGAGGCCgatgctggtcttggtcatgTTGATTAACAGTGTCGAGTTGTATGCCAGGAAATCCGACGCACCTATGAAATGGACGTAAATGAAGCAGAAGTGAGGGAAACCCCGAGTAATAATTTCGAAGGGGAAGAAAGCGATCCTATCAGACGAGATGCAGTCGGTGACGTGGAGGGCTGGATCTGTCACGTACAAAAAAGGGCCGTGTGAACCCTGGTGAAGAAACAGCACAAAGAGGCACTTGTTTAAGAAGCCCGACACACAGAGTTTAGAAGAGAATAGTGTGCGAGATTTTATAAGCAAGCAATATGCCAATGCTACTTGCAGATTATATCAATCAAATCGTCAGACCAAGAGACAGGCTAAGCATTAACAGACATGAAGAGCCAGCCTTGACGAAGCGATACACCAAGAAGCAGGGGCTAGCAACAACGACGGAGAGGGAAATGTTGTTgctccgtgtgctcagatttcggtgcacggtaaagaatcccagatggttgaaatttctggagccctccactatggcgtctctcataatcacacggtattttcgggacgttaaaccccttttatcaatcaatcaataaatttatttatttatttatttatttatacatactgccagTCCCAATGGGGACTATTGCAGGAGGGCAACCAAAAGATACTATAGATACACTTACATTGAAAAAGTGAAAATGTATGACTACAGATCTTATACAATATTACATGGATTATATGGGAGCATAAACAATGTGTTGAAAAACATTTAGAACACAGATTTGGTACATAATAGACGGTTATTAATAACATGCAAGAAATATCACTAAGAAACATGAAAGACTATTCCATGCGTACGACACTGATATACTTATCATGATCAAAAGGCACtcaagaattgaaaaaaaaatctatttaaCTATGGGTGGCACGAATATGATTATTAAGCAACATCAAAAACGTTTTCAAATCTTTACTAAtaattatacagccgggtaaCCTATTCCATTCTCTAATTGACTGTGGGAAGAAAGAATACCTGAAGCAGCTGCTGTTGAAACGGTATTCCTGTAAAGTTAATGGATGTTTATGGCGTGACTGTATAGTTTGCAAAATTGATATGAACCTAGAGCTGTCGATGTTTAGCTGTTTATGAATGAGTTGGAAGAGCATTTTTAAACGTGAGAGTTGAGCGCGATTTCTCAATGTTAGTAACCCAGCTTTTGCGATTAATTCAGTAGGTGAATCGAGCAGACTGtatttgttgtaaataaatctAACCGCCTTTCTTTGTACACTTTCTAGCTTTTTAATTAAGTTATTTGTGGCCGGGAACCAGACTAAGTTAGCGTATTCTATTGTAGGTCGAATGAAGGTTTTATAGGCTAAGAGTTTTGTTTGAGGTGGTGCGGATTGTAGTCgtcttttaagaaaaaataatCTTTTTAAGGCTGAGGATGTAACGTAATTAACATGTGCCTCCCATCTAAGGTCACTAGAAATGACTAGTCCAAGATACTTATGCTGTTTCAGGGAAGTTAGTTGCGTGCCGCCAATAGTGTAGGCAAATTTTGAAATGTTTTGTCTACGGGTTATTCTTAACAAGGCGATTTTTTTACGTTTAATGTCATCTGCCATTTCGTGCACCAATCTGACACTGATAATAGAGCATTGCTGAGGACCATATGATCTGAAGGTGAgttaatttctttgtaaataatacaatcgtctgcgaaaagCTTTATGTTCGTCCCGATGGATTGAGGCAAATCGttgataaaaatcagaaatagaaTAGGAGCTAGGACGccgccctgtggtacacctgaggTAACTTCCGTTAGTTCCGATGTTTGCTGGTCTATTTTCACAAACTGCGTCTGCTTGGTTAGATATGCTCTAATCCAGTTTGTGATTGGTCCTTTACCTATTGTCACCTGCAATTTTTCCATGAGCTTTTGATGCGAAACCcggtcaaatgctttagaaaagtcgagTGAGATGAGGTCGATCTGCTTTTGATGGTCAATGGCCGATGACAATTCATGTATTATTTCGGTAAGCTGCGTAACGGTGGAAAGACCTCTACGAAACCCGTGCTGAGAAGGTGTCAAAATGTTCTCGTTTTCAAGGTAAGTAGTTATATGTTTAAGAATAATATGCTCAAATATTTTACAGATTGTGCTTGTTAAGGATATCGCGCGATAATTAGCGACGTCAGCTTCGCTACCCGATTTGTGAATTGGTATGACCtgtgctattttccagtcattgGGCAGTGAAGATTTTGTTAGGGACATGTTAAATATAATAAACAGATATTTAGTTACCCattcggcgtaacgtgtgagaAACTCATTAGGTATATTATCAGGCCCTGGTTGTTTCTTGATCTTCGTTTTTAGCAAAAGGTCAAATATACCTGCTTCGTTTATACGGAGAGGTTCAATGGGGTCTACTCCATGAATTTCGAGAGGTGGTGGGATATCGTTATCTGTAGTGAAAACTGAGTGGAAGTAGTTATTGAACAGATTAGCTCGGTTTCTACTTTCTTCTGGAGACATTGtactatattttttattttttggatttAGGTAGTTCCAGAATTTTTGAGGTGCATCATTAAGAAAATTAGGTAGAGTATAAGAAAAGTAGTGATTCTTAGCTGCTTTAATTTGAGACTTCATTGAACTGATGGCTTCCGCAAGGTTTTTACCAGTTATGGGATTCGATGTTTGTTTGAAAGACTTTCTTAGGCGCTTTACTTTACGTTTAGCATGAATAATGTCGCGGTTTATCCATGGATTgaattgtctttctttctttgatttAGAAGGTATATAGTGAGAGACGCAATACGAAACAATTTCTTTAAAGTTCTGCCACAACGTTTCGATATCAACATCCGGATTATCAGCAAGCTGCTCGAATGAGCTAAATTCGTATGATAAGTGGTCCAGTACACTAGTGTCATCAGcgttgctgaaatcaagaaatgACAAAACTGAATTTGAATTCTTGATACGTTCATGCAAGGGAATCGAACACAATACTATCTTGTGATCTGATGTACCATCAGTTAGCTCAATGATGGCCTCATCTGCAGGAAAGTGGTCACTAATAAAAACTAGGTCGAGTATATTTGAGGAACACCCTTGTACACGAGTGGGCTCTTTCACAATTTGGGAGAGGTTGAATGTCAGCATAGTATCAATAATAATGTCAGACGAAGATGATTGATGGTTCATGGTGAGCCAGTCGATATCAGGGAGGTTAATATCGCCAACAAGTATAAGCCTACATGCAAGAGCGTGAATGTGCAGGTATTTATACAGGGAATGCATTGCTTCCGAGTGTGACGAGGGGCTCCGATAAACGCAACCAATTACCATTGGACAGGCAGTCAAGTGCATTTTACAAAAAACTGCTTCCACCCCATCGACATCGGGGAGGGCCGTGAAGGCGATATCTTTTCTTATTAGGATGGCCACGCTCCCCCCCGTGTAGCTCTGTCTTTACGTAAGAATACATAGTTGGGTGGCGTTATTTCGAAGTCCCTGACGTCACTTGACAGCAACGTTTCGGTGAGTGCGACAAAGTCGGGATCTGTGCTGAGTAAAAATGATTCTAGGCAGGTTGTCTTTAGAAGAATGCTGCGAACGTTTATGTTTGCGAACTTTACTTGGTGCGTGACTGAGTGTTGCGTGGTCGCAACGCACGCACATGGGATTCTTCGTTTTTTGGCTTAGGGTTGCGCTTAACAGGCCGAATGCAGTTTACATCATCGTCCCATTCAAACACTTCGTTGTTGATTTTTAATTTGTCAAACACAAGATTTATCTTGTCACCTTCTAGTTTCCTTGCCTTAGCTGCTTGCCACAGTTTCTTTCTGATGTCGCGTACACGGGGAGTGAAATCTTCCCCCACCGCGATCTTTAATCCCTTTACTTTATAGCAATTCTTCAGTATGGTAGTCTTTTCCCGGAAATCTAAAAGCTTTAGTATTATCGGCCGTGCTTTGTTGGCAGAAGGTCTTCCTAGTCTATGTATCCGTTCGATAGCCACGGGTTCTAATTCGAGTACCTTCTTTATTACATCTTCATTAACCATTTCAGCAAGGTCCCTGTCATTTTCTTTGCCGTTCTCTGGAATTCCATACAGTATAAGATTATACCGTCGCGAACGGTTTTCAAGGTCATCTAGCCTGTTTTCCATAGCAGAAAGTGATTGCTGTAATTTGTTTACCGCGGTTACACATGAGGAAACCTTCTCATCAAGAGCTGCTACTTTTTCCAGTTTGGATTCTATGACAGTGAGCCGGTCATTCTTAATTTCCTTGACATCATCAGCAATTTGTTGAATCTGTTTAAGAAGGAGGGTTAGGTCAGGTCCAGGTCCAGGGTTAGTTTCAACGTCTCCACAAAGTAACAGTAATTTCTTAATATGAGACAGCATTTCAGTCAATATTAAGCAGAGCAGCcctgggcacggcagcacaactaGACAAAGGTTATTTGAGCGAAAGCATTTGCCGTAATGTTTTCTCACCTGGACGATGAAAACAAACGGATTAGACGTCATGTCAGtgatgccgccgtgccctatgGCGTCTGGATGGTTGCGATCCGGCTTTATACTCCAGTGAATTGCTTGTAGCGCCGTCGCTCCTCCGTCGAGGCCCGCCAGAGCACCAACTGCTGTCgatgaagggggcgtagtccagatATCGCTCAG
The nucleotide sequence above comes from Rhipicephalus microplus isolate Deutch F79 chromosome 2, USDA_Rmic, whole genome shotgun sequence. Encoded proteins:
- the LOC142784940 gene encoding uncharacterized protein LOC142784940 codes for the protein MTSNPFVFIVQLVATLLLIPAECDVLGWQAAINALQPAILLPVNVSTAHAHLSDIWTTPPSSTAVGALAGLDGGATALQAIHWSIKPDRNHPDAIGHGGITDMTSNPFVFIVQGSHGPFLYVTDPALHVTDCISSDRIAFFPFEIITRGFPHFCFIYVHFIGASDFLAYNSTLLINMTKTSIGLVRVRLAGHTCNSGDFSSKTLP